Below is a window of Salmo trutta chromosome 35, fSalTru1.1, whole genome shotgun sequence DNA.
GCAGCTAGGCGTTGTTTCTGGACATGGCCTACTTCTCTCCCTATCATCCCTTTCCCTTTGGAATGGATATCCCTAACCCCTGTCCTTCCCTCCTGTATCTCCCTGCATCTAGCCAGGATATCTCTACCCCTGTCCTTCCCTCCTGTATCTCCCTGCATCTAGCCAGGATATCTGTAACCCATGTGCTTCCCTCCCATGTTTCCCTGCATCTAGATTTCTCTAATCCCTGTCCTTCCCTGCATCTAGCCAGGATATCTGTAACCCCTGTCCTTCCCTCCTGTATTTCCCTGCATCTAGCCAGGATATCTCTACCCCTGTCCTTCCCTCCTGTATCTCCCTGCATCTAGCCAGGATATCTCTACCCCTGTCCTTCCCTCCTGTATCTCCCTGCATCTAGCCAGGATATCTCTACCCCTGTCCTTCCCTCCTGTATCTCCCTGCATCTAGCCAGGATATCTCTACCCCTGTCCTTCCCTCCTGTATCTCCCTGCATCTAGCCAGGATATCTCTACCCCTGTCCTTCCCTCCTGTATTTCCCTGCATCTAGCCAGGATATCTCTAACCCCTGTCCTTCCCTCCTGTATCTCCCTGCATCTAGCCAGGATATCTGTAACCCATGTGCTTCCCTCCCATGTTTCCCTGCATCTAGATTTCTCTAACCCCTGTCCTTCCCTGCATCTAGCCAGGATATCTGTAACCCCTGTCCTTCCCTCCTGTATTTCCCTGCATCTAGCCAGGATATCTGTAACCCCTGTCCTTCTCTCCTGTATTTCCCTGCATCTAGCCAGGATATCTCTAACCCATGTCCTTCTCTCCTGTATTTCCCTGCATCTAGCCAGGATATCTGTAACCCCTGTTCTTCCCTCCCGTGTGTCCCTGCATCTAGATTTCTCTAACCCCTGTCCTTCCCTGCATCTAGCCAGGATATCTCTAacccctgtcctcccctcctgtATTTCTCTGCATCTGGCCAGGATATCTCTAACCCATGTCCTTCCCTCCTGTATTTCCCTACATCTAGCCAGGATATCTCTAACCCATGTTCTTCCCTCCTGTATTTCCCTGTATCTAGCCAGAATATATCTAACCCCTGTCCTTCCCTCCTGTATTTCCCTGCATCTAGCCAGAATATATCTAACTCCTGTCCTTCCCTCCTGTATTTCCCTACATCTAGCCAGGATATCTCTAACCCATGTGATTCCCGCCTGTGTTTCCCTGCATCTAGATTTCTCTAACCCATGTCCTTCCCTACATCTAGCCAGGATATCTGTAACCCCTGTCCTTCCCTCCTGTATTTCCCTGCATCTAGCCAGGATATCTCTAACCCCTGTCCTTCCCTCCTGTATTTCCCTGCATCTAGCCAGGATATCTCTAACCCATGTCCTTCCCTCCTGTATCTCCCTACATCTAGCCAGGATATATCTAACCCCTGTCCTTCCCTCCTGTATCTCCCTACATCTAGCCAGGATATCTCTAACCCCTGTCCTTCCCTCCTGTATTTCCGTGCATCTAGATTTCTCTAACCCATGTCATTCCTTGCATCTAGCAAGGATATCTCTACCCCTGTCCTTCCCTCCTGTATTTCCCTGCATGTAGCCAGGATATCTCTAACCCATGTCCTTTCCTGCATCTAGCCAGGATATATGTAACCCCTGTCCTTCCCTCCTGTGTTTTCCTGCATCTAGCCAGGATATCTCTATCCCCTGTCCTTCCCTCCTGTGTTTCCCTTCATCTATCCAGGATATCTGTAACTCCTGTCCTTCTCTACTGTGTTTACCTTCATCTAGCCAGGATATCTCTAACCTATGTCTTTCCCTCCTGTGTTTCTCTGCATCTAGCAAGGACATCTCTATCCCCTGTTCTTCCCTACCGTGTCCCTACATCTAGCCAGGATATCTATAACCACTGTCCTTCCCTACTGTGTCCCTACATCTAGCCAGGATATCTATAACCACTGTCCTTCCCTACTGTGTCCCTACATCTAGCCAGGATATCTATAACCACTGTCCTTCCCTACTGTGTCCCTACATCTAGCCAGGATATCTATAACCCCTGTCCTTCCCTACCGTGTCCCTACATCTAGCCATGATATCTATAACCCCTGTCCTTCCCTACTGTGTCCCTACATCTAGCCAGGATATCTATAACCACTGTCCTTCCCTACTGTGTCCCTACATCTAGCCATGATATCTATAACCACTGTCCTTCCCTACTGTGTCCCTACATCTAGCCAGGATATCTATACCCCTGTCCTTCCCTACTGTGTCCCAACATCTAGCCAGGATATCTATAACCACTGTCCTTCCCTACTGTGTCCCTACATCTAGCCAGGATATCTATAACCACTGTCCTTCCCTACTGTGTCCCTACATCTAGCCAGGATATCTATAACCACTGTCCTTCCCTACTGTGTCCCTACATCTAGCCAGGATATCTATAACCACTGTCCTTCCCTACTGTGTCCCTACATCTAGTCATGATATCTATAACCACTGTCCTTCCCTACTGTGTCCCTACATCTAGCCATGATATCTATAACCACTGTCCTTCCCTACTGTGTCCCTACATCTAGCCAGGATATCTATAACCACTGTCCTTCCCTACCGTGTCCCTACATCTAGCCATGATATCTATAACCCCTGTCCTTCCCTACCGTGTCCCTACATCTAGCCAGGATATCTATAACCCCTGTCCTTCCCTACTGTGTCCCTACATCTAGCCAGGATATCTATAACCCCTGTCCTTCCCTACCGTGTCCCTACATCTAGCCATGATATCTATAACCACTGTCCTTCCCTACTGTGTCCCTACATCTAGCCAGGATATCTATAACCACTGTCCTTCCCTACTGTGTCCCTACATCTAGCCAGGATATCTATAACCACTGTCCTTCCCTACTGTGTCCCTACATCTAGCCAGGATATCTATAACCACTGTCCTTCCCTACTGTGTCCCTACATCTAGCCAGGATATCTATAACCACTGTCCTTCCCTACTGTGTCCCTACATCTAGCCAGGATATCTATAACCACTGTCCTTCCCTACTGTGTCCCTACATCTAGTCATGATATCTATAACCACTGTCCTTCCCTACTGTGTCCCTACATCTAGCCATGATATCTATAACCCCTGTCCTTCCCTACTGTGTCCCTACATCTAGCCAGGATATCTATAACCCCTGTCCTTCCCTACCGTGTCCCTACATCTAGCCATGATATCTATAACCACTGTCCTTCCCTACTGTGTCCCTACATCTAGCCAGGATATCTATAACCACTGTCCTTCCCTACTGTGTCCCTACATCTAGCCAGGATATCTATAACCACTGTCCTTCCCTACTGTGTCCCTACATCTAGCCAGGATATCTATAACCACTGTCCTTCCCTACTGTGTCCCTACATCTAGCCAGGATATCTATAACCACTGTCCTTCCCTACTGTGTCCCTACATCTAGCCAGGATATCTATAACCACTGTCCTTCCCTACTGTGTCCCTACATCTAGCCAGGATATCTATAACCACTGTCCTTCACTACTGTGTCCCTACATCTAGTCATGATATCTATAACCACTGTCCTTCCCTACTGTGTCCCTACATCTAGCCAGGATATCTATAACCACTGTCCTTCCCTACTGTGTCCCTACATCTAGTCATGATATCTATAACCCCTGTCCTTCCCTACTGTGTCCCTACATCTAGCCAGGATATCTATAACCACTGTCCTTCCCTACTGTGTCCCTACATCTAGCCATGATATCTATAACCCCTGTCCTTCCCTACTGTGTCCCTACATCTAGCCAGGATATCTATAACCCCTGTCCTTCCCTACCGTGTCCCTACATCTAGCCATGATATCTATAACCACTGTCCTTCCCTACCGTGTCTCTACATCTAGCCAGGATATCTATAACCACTGTCCTTCCCTACTGTGTCCCTACATCTAGCCAGAGGAGCTGAAGGAGCTGATTGAGAAGGCCCGGGAGATGGAGCAGGCCTACGGCCACCTGTTTGACGCAGCCATTGTTAACGGCGAGACAGACACGGCCTTCCACGAGCTCCTGCGGCTCATCAACAAGCTGGACACGGAGCCCCAGTGGGTGCCCTCCTCCTGGCTGTGCTAGGGGTAAGAGGTCAGGGTTGAGGGGTCAACCTAGCGTTCAACTCCAGGGAGCCACAGGAAGGAGAGTTtggcctgggttgtgttcattcggcaccaaatggaagaaaacacattgaaacaGGAAGGGAATACCTGGACTTATCCAATAAGAACCATTTGTTCTAGTTTTTCATAGAAAAATGTTTTAACACATTTGACTACGGTGtatcctaatgaacatgacccataACACAGCTCTGGAGGAACGACCCTAAAAGGAAGGATGGACAATGATCATTGAGAACACCGTTAGACCATTGTGGAGCCTCGCAGACACAAAATAGAGGGCCCATTCATTTTTGCCAGAAAGGGTAACTTGTCCTTTATCTAGCCTTCTTATGAAAATTGGAGTTTACTTCATTTGCAGGGATGGACTTTTTATTGTATAAGTGTTTTTttctgtgtttgtctttgtgaatgttctttttgtgtttttgtcaATGTCGGCACCATTCCAGATTCCAGTAGCATATGCAAAGACATTTATCCAAAACTGTAGAAAACATATTTTCATTTTATTCTACTCTAAATAGTTATTTATGTGTAAATATCTATTTTTAGATGAAATGGCAAACACATGTGATTTACCATTACCTCAGACCCAGTCTAATAATGTATGGTTTGTTTGTATGTGGTATACAAGACTGGAACTGTTTGTCTCAATTGAGGACCAATTTGCGCCTGGGGAACTATGTAACTTTCTCCTAGAAGTAAGAACCAAAGAGGAAGCCGTTGTATTCTAAAGATGGGTAAAGGTACTTGCTGTGTATCAATGATAGTATTATGTTGCGTCATCTTGTGTTGCTGCACTTTTACATCAAAAACAGACCTCAAGAATCATTGATCATCAGTAAAGATGACCTCAGTATCCATTGTCTAGTGTACCTAGTGTCTACCTACGGACATCAAGTGTGAAAACAACATATCAATTTAGCATAATTTAATCTGACCAACTTGTATTTTCTTTGGTACTTTATAAGCACAACTCAAAAGAAGCCATCTTCAATATAATGAATATTCCTGATGAGAATTGTTTCAAAATGGTGGATATTAAAGTTACATGAATACTATTTAATACGGTAAATGTATGATTTTGGAGTATACTTCATACATATTCATTGTGTATGAGGGTATGCATAGTTAAAACATTTGAGTTGGAAAAATAACTAGAGCGAATATAAAATGTACATTCATTCCTTACATGAATTCGTTCCTTGGCACCACATAATACAGCATGTTACATTTAGTGCTTCAATGCAAAATGGCTGCCATTTCACATACAGGTGTGTGCCCCAGATACATTTAGGATGTTGTACCTTGTAATAGCTTTCTCAGACATTACTTTGTTCAATGTTTCCAGCACAGCTTTGTCAACAGACATCAGCAACTGAGGGACAAATCGTGGCTGCAACACCTACAGTAACACTCATTTGAGATAAGAATCGCAAAGTGACACTTGGAGAATATTCAGATCATCTTTATTTGGATGAATTGTTCCGACTTAAGTGGGGTTGCACTCAGGGTGCCCCTGCAGATGGTTATAGGGGGTCAGCAGTacattgtcatttagcagacactcttatccagagtgacttacagtacatTTGTCATATTGGGGcaccgtggggggggggggggggggaccacacaaccctggcgttgcaagagtgatgctctaccagctgagccacacgggacccacaTGTTAGCCATCCTCCTGTAAAGGGTCAATACagtaccatagaaatagaatgaaattGCACAGAAACAGAATGCCATTCTTTTATGGTCAATACTGATATGTGGTCACCATGGAAGCGATTAGCATCCACAACACAGACACTTAGGGGGGGGGGAAGAACGACCACCCTGTTTTAACTGTACAGAATGACAGCATGCATTGACTGACTGTTCTGATGGAAGCATTGCCATTAGCCATCTATGTCCTACCTAACCCAATCAGATGGAATGCTTAATACAGCTCACATTTGTAAACCATGTCATTTAACTCAATGTACATATATTATTTGCTACTTAAGCATTCAAAAGATAACTCATCCTCGACAAGTTTGACACTCTAGTGAACTGATGTGATTGCTGTTAGCTGCAAAGTTCTGACAGTTCTATACAGTGATAAATCTGGACACATCTCCAATACTGAAAACGACAACAAAACATCACCAACGtgtacacaaaaaaaacagacaaTTCTTCCCTTTCGCACACAAGAAGAAGACATCAACGTGGCCGGAGAGGCACAGAATAAATAGGATGTGGGTGACGGAGTAGCCACGGGTGACGGCATGTCACTCAAACAGCAGGTCCTGGTCGGTTTCCTCCATCAGCATGTTGGACGGCTCAGCGATGGGGCCCAGCTTGGCCAGACGGGCGGCAATCTCCTTCTCCGTCCTCTCCCTCATCtgcttctttttctcctggatTTTCTTCAGCCTGAGGAGGTGGGATTCACCATAGAATTTGAATTAGAACACTCGATATCTCTACGAGACACGTGGACAGTGATCCTCCGGTCAGATGGGGGTGTAGTCTTGGCGTTGAGGATGAGGAAGTCTGAGGGATGACGTAACTTACCTGTAGAACTCTTCTCGTTCCCTCTCATCCAGCTCAGTGATGATGTAGCTGAGGGTCCGCTCAATGCGGGGGATGATCACTGCGGACAGGTCAAACCACATGTTATCCTCTGCACGCTGTCTTCCAACCATCTCTTTTGACTGCCATTATCGATACGGAGTGCAGGTTTAGTTATTGTGCCAAAGCGGTGCAGACTCACCGTGCTCAATGGCGTTCACACGGCGGTTGGTGATCTTGATGGCCTGATCCAGCGTGACAAAGGAAGTCTGTAGATCAAAACAGTGAGACCATGAGACTTTGTTGTTCAGTCACACTTGCTCCGCGTGGTTTACTAGTCTCGCGAGACTTACCTGTAAGGAGGCCAACTCCACTAGCAGCTCCACTGCTTTGGCATAGTTCCTCTTCAGCCTGGAGAGCTGCTCTCCTCCCCTGGCCAGACCAGTCAGCTCATAACCTAacaaggagaggatagagggaagCAAAGAATACAGTGAGCAgtgacacagaaacacactacaAGTTCAATAGCAGGGCATAGCTTTCTATAAGTTGTTAAACTAAATTTGCCTTTAAATGCAGCCATGCCAATATttgaggtaataataataataaatgccatttgcagacgcttttatccaaagccatACAGGACAACAGGGTTGGGGTTAATTCCACACACTAAATTAGATTCCCTCTCCCTGTAAATTCAAATTCATTCTATTCAAATTCTAGGTGTTTGAATTCAGAACAGTGTtagggaagctactctgaaaatttCGTTTGAAATGTCATAGGCTACTTTGGGGTCATATGTTAACAGAATGTATAAAAACAagatctcacccatctacataaaatacatgtttctagacatttttgcaaatgtattgaaaaaagaaatacagaaatatctcatttacacacCCCTGCTATGATGCTACAAACTGAGTTTAGATGCATttaatttcctttgatcatccttgatatgtcaCTACAACTTGTGGCCAATTGAATTGTTGTTGGAtatgatttagaaagaaaacacacctgtctatatacagtgcattcagaaatattcagaccccttgactttttccacattttgttatgttacagccttactctaaaatagtTTATATCATctctcaatctatacacaataaagCAGAatgcaaacattttttttaaatgtttgcaaattgataAAGAACTCAAATCTTAATTAtcatatttacatacagttgaagtcagaaatttacatacacttaggttggagtcactaaaactcatttttcaaccactccacaaatttcttgttaacaaactatagttttggcaagtcagttaggacatctactttgtgcatgacacaagtaatttttacaacaattgtttacagacagattatttcactgtatcacaattccagtgggtcagaagtttacatacactaagttgactgtgcctttaaagagcttggaaaattccagaaaattccatcatggctttagaagcttctgataggctaattgacatcatttgagtcaaatggagatgtacctgtggatgtatttcaaggcctaccttcaaactcagtgcctctttgcttgacatcatgggaaaatcaaaataaaatcagccaagacctcagaagaaaatgtTTAGACGtccacaagtccggttcatccttgggagcaattgtcaaatgcctgaaggtaccacgttcatctgtacaaacaatagcacacaagaataaacactatgggaccacgcagccgtcataccgctcaggaaggagacgggttctttctcctagagatgaacgtactttggtgcgaaaagtgcaaatcaatcgcagaacaacagcaaaggaccttgtgaagatgctggaggaaacaggtacagaagtatctatatgcacagtaaaatgagtcctatatcaacataacctgaaaggccgctcagcaaggaagaagccactgctccaaaaccgccataaaaagccagactacggtttgcaactgcacatgaggacaaagatcgtactttttggagaaatgtcctctggtctgatgaaacaaaaatagaactgtttggccataatgaccatcattatgtttggaggaaaaagggggaggcttgcaagctgaagaacaccatcccaaccgtgaagcacaggggtggcagcatcatgttgtgggggtgctttgctgcaggagggactggtccacttcacaaaatagatggcatcatgaggatggaaaagtatgtggatatattgaagaaacatctcaagacatcagtcaggaagttaaagcttggtcgcaaatgggtcttccaaatggacaatgaccccaagcatacttccaaagttgtggcaaaatggcttgaggacaacaaagtcaaggtattggagtggccatcacaaaaccctgacctcaatcccatagaacatttgtgggcagaactgaaaaagcgtgtgcgagcacagaggcctacaaacctgactcaattacaccagctctgtcaggaggaatgggccaaaattcacccaacttattgtgggaagcttgtggaaggctacccgaaacgtttgacccaagttaaacaatttaaaggcaatgctaccaaatacgaattgagtgtatgtcgacttctgacccactgggaatgtgatgaaataaattaaagctgaaataaataattctctactattattctgacatttcacattcttaaaataaagtggtgatcctaactgaccaatgacagggaatttttactaggattaaatgtcaggaattgtgaaaaactgaccatgcttcaccgtagggatggtgtcagctttcctccagatgtgacacttggcattcaggccaaagagttcaatcttggttacatcatgccagagaatcctgtttctcattgtctgagagtctttaggtgccttttggcaaactccaagcgggttgtagTGTGTCTTTaaccgaggagtggcttctgtctggccacgctaccataaaggcctgattggtagaatgctgcagagatggttgctcttctggaaggttctcccatctccacagaggaactctagagctctgtcagagtgaccatcgggttattggtcacctccctgaccaaggcccttctcatccgattgctcagtttggctggacggccagctctaggaagagtcttggtggttccaaacttcttccatttaagaatgatgggaggccactgtgttcttggggactttcaatgctgcaggtacccttccccagatctgtgcctcgacacaaccctgtctctgagctctacgggcaattcctttgacctcatggcttggtttttgctctgacatgcactgtcaactgtgggaccttatatagacaggtgtgtgcctttccaaatcatgtacaatcaattgaatttaccacaggttgactccaatcaagttgtagaaacatctcaaggatgatcaatggaaataggatgcaccggagctcaatttcgagtctcatagtaaaaggtctgaatacttctgtaaataaagTTTTTTTATATGTTTGCAAAAATCCTAAAAAGCTGTTTCGccccattatggggtattgtgtgcagattgatgaggggaaaaaaaataatgtatcaaTTTtaggggcctcccgggtggcgcagtggtctaaggcactgcattgcagtgctagctgtgccaccagagactctgggttcgagcccaggctctgtcacagcgtcgtccgggttggcctgaatgcaaagcactaTTTCTGGGAAAAACAGGCATAGCTCATCATCCATCTAACACCATCACTACAGGatgggaggcagcatcatgccatggggatgtttttcagcagcagggactgggagactgataAGGATAGAGGGAAAAATAAATGGAGTCAAATTCAGGCAagtccttgatgagaacctgcttcagagtacaaatgaccccaagcatacagccaaagcaacactggaatggcttcaagactgtgaaagtccttgagtggcccagacttgaatcccattgaaaatctgtggaatgacttgaagattgctgttcaccgctgctctccatctaacttaacagagcttgagaaaatctgcaaggaagaatgggagaaaatccccaaatacagatgtgcaaaAATGATAACAGACCtacccaagacaactcaaagctgtAGGGGCTACTAGAAAGTATTGACTCGCgtgttaatacttatgtaaattatatttctgtatttaatttgccaaacatttctaaaaacatgttttcagtttgtcattatggggtgttttgtgtagatgggtgagagaaaaaatatatttaatccatttttatttcaggctgtaacaacaaaatgtggaataagtcaaggggcatgaatactttctgaaggcactgtagatttgaataccaccaagctactgcaatatgtagttaaattactagttgaactacatgtagtttacTACTACCCAACACTGATTCAGAGATAATTCAATTCCTCTCAATTCCAATGTTGGGAATTTAATTCTTGGCTATATTATCCTCAACAATTCCATAAATTCCAATTTGAATTCAATTGCCCTCAGGCTTTAAGGCTGATCATGTCACTGTTCAGACAGTATAGCTATACtggaaatatagaaatacaaGTTAATGCCTTCAAACAAATCCTGCAGTCATTTCATTAACTGGGCGAAGTAGAAATATTTAATTTGAATTATTAACCGTTTTTATCATTCCAATTCAATTCCAATTCAAACCGTCCAAACAGCCTAAATCCAATTCCATAACTTGAACATTGTTGAAATTCTAATTGAATTCAATGTAAATTCTTCACTTCATGACTGAATTCAAGAATTGATTTGGAATTTCAAACTAAATTGGAATTGACCTCAACCCTGCATGACCAGATAAGAACACTACTTACTGTCCCCTCCTTCTTGGTAGTGCTCAAACACAGGTAGAGTGACACCTGTGAGGAAAAGGAGAATCACACAGGTGAGACATTTAGGAGAGACATGCGGTTGTTCTAAAAAGATACAGAGAAGTCCAAAGGAGTTGACCTGCCACGTTATCCTTCTTAGCCCGAACCTTCACCTGGGCCTTGTTCACATTC
It encodes the following:
- the LOC115174611 gene encoding V-type proton ATPase subunit D → MSGKERIDVFPSRMAQTIMKARLKGAQTGRNLLKKKADALSMRFRQILRKIIETKTLMGEVMREAAFSLAEAKFAAGDFSTTVIQNVNKAQVKVRAKKDNVAGVTLPVFEHYQEGGDSYELTGLARGGEQLSRLKRNYAKAVELLVELASLQTSFVTLDQAIKITNRRVNAIEHVIIPRIERTLSYIITELDEREREEFYRLKKIQEKKKQMRERTEKEIAARLAKLGPIAEPSNMLMEETDQDLLFE